Below is a window of Callithrix jacchus isolate 240 chromosome 15, calJac240_pri, whole genome shotgun sequence DNA.
aGGAGTCTGCACTTGGCCCCTTTGTCCTGGACATCCCCTCTCTCACCCTAACAATCTCCTTATTTGGCATGTTCTTTTATGCCCCTCGCCATGCGCTCATTTTATGGCCATTTCCTCATACTACCTCTATTGTTGCACCATCACAGTGTGTTAGTCATTGTTCAATTATCCACCTTTCCCACTACCTTGTGACTTCCTGGAAGGTAGGGACTGTGTCTTACCTTTGGTGTCTTAGTACCCAGTACCGCTGCACAATCTCCAGCCAAGGTGGACCCACTACCAATAATtcttgtcttaaaaatatattgaggaCATGAGAGTATATTCTTCAGGTTCCTAGGAACTTCCTTACATCTGTAGGAAGGTATGGGGGTGGGACTAGCTCAGGGAATATAGAGGCCCGTGGCAGATTGCTATTCTTTGGGTTGCACACAGGCCATCTCCcttgccattttttttccagatactGCAGTGACATTGATTAGGTCTAAGCCTTGGTGATGAGGACCGAGGTGGATGGAGAGGGATTATTGTCATGATTCTTGCTTTCATTTCAGTCCGTTCTTGATTTGATTTCTGCCATTTATTCCTCTCAGTTTTTACCTGGGCAGCATCATCTCCCACCTGCTTTTTAAGGTGAATGTTGACGGCTGATCTCATATATTAGTTGTGGCTTTCTTAAGAGGGACATGGCTCCCTTCATTCTTAAGCCTTTGGGGCtactttttctttcacatttgctcATGATCTCCATTTGATCTGCAAGATGGCTCCTGTATGAGAGAGCAGAGCAAACATGttattctcatttcacagataagaaaatgagaGCCTAGTAAAATTATTTGCTCAAGATCATAGGAAAGTTAATGGCAAAGCCAAGAGTTGATCCTGGATCTTTTTGTACCTGAGACCAGTATCTTTTGccatacttttctttattttgataaataattaacatttaaatgcatAATTTCCCCCTAAAATTTGGATTCTTTCTTAGGATAGATTCCCAAACATGGAATTGAGTTAAAGAGtataaatgtgctttttttttttttttttttttttttttaaataaaaggcttTTAATACATTTGGCAGAATTGTTCAAGCAAGGCTATCACATGCATGTTTAAGCCAGGCAGGTATAACTAGTCATGTGCAGGGCAACCCAGGAGCCAGTGTGGTGGGAGAGGCTACGGCTGGTTCCCCCAGCCAGCACAGGCACTCATGAGCTTGTCACCAGCCTGGAGAGAGTCTCCTGTTGGGAGATGCACATTTTTGCCTGCACTCTGGGCCCTCCACCCAAACTGTATATTTCATCTGGTGCTCAACCACAAGCACAGCCATCTGTTTCAGTGCTGCAGAAACTATTGGCTGTGTTGGACTTCGCAAGAGATCCTATGTCAGTCTCCATCGTGAGATACTGGACTTTGTACATCACGATATACTGGACGTTCTAGATGATGGAAAGGATTCCAGAGATAATTTTAATTCTATGAGACCCTGGCTTCAAACTCCACTCTTGTGACCCTCACACGAGGTGTGACTCCACAGGGCTGGGGTGCCATGCTATTTTCACTGTACCCTTGTCCCCGTAATCTCAAATAATCTCAAAGCCTGGGTGGAACCCTTTCTAGTCTATGGATAGTGGCTTGTGATAAATGTCCTTTCAGGTCAACACAGTGCAGGCTGGCATCTTTACCCTTCTTTCACTGAAGTTAAGTGCTGCACCAGAACTAGCCTCAAAGGGCTCTGGGGGCTCCAGTTGTACCTTGTGCTATGTCAGCTATTACTTCATGTTAAACATTTGCATATGAATGTTTCATGACAGCTTGTCTCTTTCTTCTTACAGTTGGTCACCACAGAGCGGCGTTTCCTCACAGACCGTTTGTACAATGAAGGACTCCTAATTGTATGGGACCCATCTGTGTACCATTCGGATATCCCGAAGGTAAGTGGGTGTTCATGGGAAATAGGAGTTGAGTTTCAGGTCTGTCTACAGATTTTCCTGATTTCCTAGGTTTTTCAAGTCTTGGCTGTTATTAACTATCCCTAGAGGCTGAGTATTTGAGTTTTAGGGTACCCCATTTCACCTGGACTAGCAGATTCAGAAGTATTCCTGTCCTATGCCAGCTACTTTCCTTGCCCTGCCAGATATTGCCAGGTATTGTCTCCTAGTTATAGTATTTACAGGGGTAGTGGCTGGACTTCCCAACATCTGGGGTAGATTGTTCACTAACGCAATTATTCCCCACGAGCATCAGCAGAATTAGAGAGCAGGTGATGTTGCTCCTGTAAATAACGTGAGCACACTTCTGTTTCCCATTTCCAACATCCAGAATTCTTCCCATTTCACTCTCATAACAACGTAAGGGGATAGATGGAAGAGtggttgttcccattttacagatagggaacttggaaggtggagaaTGAAAGTCCCTCATCCCAGCACTTGATTTACTAAGCAGAAGGTGCAGATCTGAAACAGCAGCTCTTCCCAGGGAAGCAGACATGAGTGGCAGGCCTGCTGGGTTCTAATCCCCCTGGAACAGTCCCCTCACTGTTATGCATGCCAGTTGACCTCTCCCTGACAGAGACTCCTGTGGCCTCAGGAGCATGACTTTAAGGAGGAAGGGCAGAGAGCACTAATCTTGGGACATGTAACTCTTAACTTGGATTTACCAGTACCTGACAGGCTCTGGTGACCCCTGGCACCTTCATTATCTGAGTTTCTACAGTTTCACACTGATCTCACTTAGAACTCAAATTTGCCTAGGTCAGGACAAGGACTCTGAACCCATAGATGTGGCAACCTATTCTCCAGTTTTCTCCCCTTTAAAAATGAGAGATGGGGCTAGATGGTACCTGGGGCTCCTTTCAGCTCTGATAGTGTTCCTGGGCAACATCATCTCccacctgctttttctttttctatgcgttcttctgttttctaaaaacaCTAATAGCTGTTTTTAGAAGCTTAAAGCCAATCTTGGTTCACTAAGGTCAACACTCCCCAAAAGCACAGGCTACATGCTGGGCCTTACACTGCTATCCAGTGAAAGCTGTGAGTGGAAGTGAATGAAGCCTGGTAGTCTGCTGCAAGAAAAGGGCTGTGCCCCTGGAGAAACCCTTGTTggtcctttcccctcccccagcccactgCTGAGGATGACTCCTATGGGGAGCAGCTCACTGGCCCATTTCTCCCTTGAGAggaccatttctttctttttcagtggtACCAGAATCCggattataatttctttaataactACAAGAGTTATCGTAAGCTGCACCCCAATCAGCCCTTTTACATCCTCAAACCCCAGATGCCTTGGGAGCTATGGGACATTCTGCAGGAAATCTCCCCAGAAGAGATTCAGCCAAATCCCCCATCCTCTGGGATGCTCGGTGAGTTCATGTCAGGGAAAAGAGCTTGCATGTTTGTTTCTAGAAGAGATGAGCCTTTTTTCTGGggtctcattcattcacttatacattcattcatttgtgcaCTAAACAATTGCTAGGATTTTGCTTTGCTTGTCCACTGTGCCAAgttctatttaaaatacagaggTAAGTAAGATAGAATTCTTTTTCCTGAAGATATCTATTGGGGGAGTTCAATCAGATGTCTGAGGCAATATTCAATTTGTGCCAGGAGGGAGAGACAACCTGGTGACAACCTTCTCACTGGACAGTCACATATAGCCTCATGGAGGAAGTCATGTTGGGTAGGCTTTTGAGAGGGGAAAATTTAGCAGAGGAAGATGGAGGGAAAGAAAACCATgaacaggggagggagggaggtgggaaaaCATGAGGAGTGGGACTGCCCCTCGATGAAGGCAGCAAGACACTTTTCTCAGGTGTACAATTTAAGGGGGTACCCCAAAACTCAGCcatcaagataaataatattttaatacagtatcttcaaaaatcacaattaatatgaaaattatgATGAATGAAATATCAACTATTTAAATCAAGATAGGATCAGTAGGAtcaggatccaagatggccgattaggagtagttcaggactgcagctcccagtgaaagcatggAGGGTGTAAGTGGACatcgcatttccagacggatttttattgcccacagaccaggagattttcaGGCgaaggagccccatgggtcaccagcatggctgttttggctggcgcagcgggTCTCCACACAAGATACACAGGTCCAGGTGCagttttagctggtgattggagcttcTGGGAGACAAAGTTgtccattcaactgataaaaggggactgaaacagggagccaggccaggagattctcaggcaaaaaagcaccatgagtccccagtgcggctgtttcagctggtgcagtgggtctatgcacaagaaatcacacaaatctgggtgctgtttcaactggtgactgggatGCCTGGGAGAGTTGCcattcaactgaagaaaaaagggggtctgaggcagggagccaggtgatcaggctcggctggtaccacccccacaaaaaaacagcaatctgagacgctctggattgagagtttcacagcaagcacagctgaacctgggacggTCCAGCTTTGTGGGGGAGGAGCATCCACCATTAtcgaggcagcccaccattgccaaggcagtctgccattacagaggtgggccgccattgccgaggcagttctaactatacccctataaacaagactgcagggaagttcacacagcagctgggcggagcccacagcagctcagcaaagcctctggaGGCAGACTGTGagtaggctgcctcctcgctgggcagggcagccctgaaaaaagttTGCAGCActacagaaacttataaataaagccctaactccccaggacagagcacctggggaaaaaaatggtgtttatgagttctgctgcagcagacttaaacatacctgcccagcagctctgaatggaacaacggagcttacagctcagcacttgagctcctataaaggacagactatctcctcaaacagctccctgacctccgtatatccaaagagtcacctcataaaggagaagtcagactgacatctggtgggcatccttctgggacaaagatagcagaagaagaaactggcagcaacccttactgttctgcagctgctgcaggtgatccccagccaagcagggcctggagtggacctcagcagtcctacagcagaggggactgactgttagaaggaaaactaagaaacagaaagaaataacttcatcaataACAAACTGGACATCTActtagagaccccatctgaaagtcgacaactacaaagatgatgggtagataaatctacaaagatgggaagaaaccagtgcaaaaaggatgaaaacacccaaatcagaatgcctctcctcctccaagggatcacaactcctcaccagcaagggaacaaggctggatggagaataagtgtgatgaattgacagaaacaggcttcagaaggtgggtaataagaaacttctctgagctaaaagaacattctaacccaatgcaaggaaactaagaacttgaaaaaagatttcatgaaatgctaatgagaataaacagctgagagaggaatataagtgaattgatggagctgaaaaacacaacacaagaacttcacgaagcatacaccaGTTTTagcagccaaattgaccaagcagaagaaaggatatcagagattgaacatcaactcaatgaaataaaatgagaaggcaagattagagaaaaaagagtaaaaagaaatgaacaacatctccaagaaatatgagaccatgtgaaaagacctaatctacatttgataggtgtacctgaatgtgacggagagaatgaatccaagctggataatactcttcaggatattatccaggaaaacttccccaatctagcaaggcaggccaatgtttaattccaggaaatacagagaataccacaaagatattcctcaagaagagcaaccccaaggcacataatcatcagattcatcagagttgaaatgaaggagaaaatgctaagggcagccagaaagaaaggtcaggttacctacaaagggaagcctattagactcacagcagatctctcagcagaaaccctacaagccagaagagagtggggcccaatattcaacatccttaaagaaacaaactttcaacccagaatttcatatccagccaaattaagcttcataagtgaaggagaaataaaatcctttatgaacaagcaattactcagatttcatcaccaccaggcctgctttacaagagctcctgaaagaagcactaaacacagaaagaaacaactagtaccagccactgcaaaaacataccaaatggtaaagagcactgacacaatgaagaaacggCATCAACTGACAGGCAAAACAGccggctagcatcaaaatggcaggatcaaattcacacataacaatattaacccgaaatgtaaatgggttaaccttcccaatcaaaagacacagactggtaagtTGGATAAAGagcaaaacccatcagtgtgctgtatccaggaaacccatctcacatgcaaggatacacaaaggctcaaaataaagggatggaggaagatttaccaagcaaatagagagagagagaaaaaaagcaggagttgcaattctagtcactgataaaacagactttaaaccaacaaagatcaaaagagacaaagaaggacattacataatggtaaaaggatcaatgcaacaagacgagctaactatcctaaatatatatgcacccaatacaggagcacccagatacataaagcaagttgttaatgacctacaaagaatgtagattcccacacaataatagtgggagacttcaacaccccactgtcaatattagacagatcaatgagacagaaaattaacaaggatattcaggacttgaactcagcctTGGACCAAGGAAatgtaatagacatttacagaactctccactccaaatccacagaatatacattcttctcagcaccacatcacatctactctaaaattgaccacataattagaagtaaatcactcctcagcatatgcaaaagaacgaaaatcataacagtctctcagaccacagtgcaatcaaattagaactcaggattaagaaacgaactcagaatcgcacagcttcatggaaactgaacaactggctcttgaatgttgactggataaacaatgaaatgaaggtagaaataaagacgttttttgaaaccaacgagaatgaagacacaacataccagaatctctgggacacatttaaa
It encodes the following:
- the ST6GAL1 gene encoding beta-galactoside alpha-2,6-sialyltransferase 1 isoform X2, producing the protein MNSQLVTTERRFLTDRLYNEGLLIVWDPSVYHSDIPKWYQNPDYNFFNNYKSYRKLHPNQPFYILKPQMPWELWDILQEISPEEIQPNPPSSGMLGIIIMMTLCDQVDIYEFLPSKRRTDVCYYYQKFFDTACTMGAYHPLLYEKNLVKHLNKGTDEDIYLFGKTTLPGFRTIHC